In bacterium, the genomic window TCAGGAATGGGGAGTGGGAAGTAGTCAGTAGCCAGGAATTGGATAAAGTGAATAATAAGTTAATATTTTATTTACCACATTTATCATTGGTAGGCATAGGTGCAAAGGTAAGTAAATCTTTAGGGGAGGTAATAGTTTATCCTAACCCGGCAAGGGAGCAAGTAACTTTTGGTGATAACTTACCAGCTACAATAATGGTAAGGATATTTAATATAGTCGGTGAAGAGGTATATGAATATGAGGGAGTAAGTAGTAGTGGTAAATGGCTCTGGAAGCTCCAGAATAAAGATAATGAGAAAGTAGCCAGTGGGATTTATATTTATGTGATTAGTAGTTCTGAAGGAGATAAGAAGGTAGGTAAGATAGGTGTGGTGAGGTAAGAAGGTAGGAAAGAAAGTAATGCCTCGATTATCGGGGGTAAAGAAAATAAAATTGAGTGAAGTTGGAAATTAGAAATTGGGAAGAGAAGTGAAAGCCTAATTTCCAATTTCTAATTTCAGTGTAACTATTCAGCCACTGATTAACACGGATTAGCACGGATAAATACAGAGGTCAGAGACGGGTTGTCCCCCGCTGGCGGGGGTTAGGGGGTTGTAAGTATGAAGATTCATTACAATCCGAAATTGAAAACTTACGCCAGAGAACTTAGAAAGCAAGGGGTTTTATCGGAAGTATTGCTTTGGAAGTATTTGAGAAGCAGAAAGA contains:
- a CDS encoding DNA methylase: MKIHYNPKLKTYARELRKQGVLSEVLLWKYLRSRK